One part of the Planctomycetota bacterium genome encodes these proteins:
- a CDS encoding DUF4159 domain-containing protein: MKRQLVGVAAVLLGVLFLGAGMILAGGVPDAGTCGQPPPPKPAQRSGAEGFPPLPLPATPQRRTEKKKPPTPPVVVVKIVTGTPNDWATDQNDINNLLAWMQTKLKITFSCEEKKLSEVPLDSERLPLLYRTGHHAFTFSETERQALREYVLKGGFIIFDACCGRKEFADSVRTELAAIFPERPLKRLEADHPLYRCYYDVPLVSYTAAAGIAGQAPPPLEGIDIGCRTGVVFSPLDLSCGWDMHTHSTSAGVQSEDALKLGANLIAYATATKAMGVSLAESRVYVDQDVSRADKFRIGQVIHGGDCNPDPAGLSTLLDTVSGTSSMKVSFATQHLKLDSPELTTFPFIYMTGHGDFTLSDAEVSALQRYLRAGGFLMADACCGRKAFDAAFRREMARVLPESKLTTLDPKHPIFSGHYKIGAVNYSQAAVVQRKVQSPGPAQLEGVLVNGELAVVYSAFDMGCGWELKPHPYAVGYESRDAVQLGVNIVLYAVTH; the protein is encoded by the coding sequence ATGAAGAGGCAACTGGTCGGCGTCGCAGCGGTCTTGCTGGGAGTGCTGTTCCTGGGGGCCGGGATGATCCTGGCCGGCGGCGTGCCGGATGCGGGCACGTGCGGCCAGCCGCCGCCGCCGAAGCCGGCTCAGCGGTCGGGCGCCGAAGGCTTCCCCCCGCTGCCCCTGCCCGCCACGCCGCAACGCCGCACCGAGAAGAAGAAGCCGCCCACCCCGCCCGTCGTCGTGGTCAAGATCGTCACCGGCACGCCCAACGACTGGGCGACCGACCAGAACGACATCAACAACCTGCTCGCCTGGATGCAGACGAAGCTGAAGATCACCTTCAGTTGCGAAGAGAAGAAGCTCTCCGAGGTGCCGCTCGACTCCGAGCGCCTGCCCCTGCTCTACCGCACGGGCCACCACGCCTTCACCTTCAGCGAGACCGAGCGCCAGGCCCTCCGCGAGTACGTACTGAAGGGCGGCTTCATCATCTTCGACGCCTGCTGCGGCCGCAAGGAGTTCGCCGACTCCGTGCGCACGGAGTTGGCGGCCATCTTCCCCGAGCGCCCGCTCAAGCGCCTCGAGGCCGACCATCCCCTCTACCGCTGCTATTACGACGTGCCGCTCGTGTCGTACACAGCAGCCGCCGGCATCGCCGGCCAGGCCCCGCCGCCCCTCGAGGGCATTGACATCGGCTGCCGCACCGGCGTGGTCTTCTCGCCCCTCGACCTGAGCTGCGGCTGGGACATGCACACGCACTCGACCAGCGCCGGCGTGCAGAGCGAGGACGCGCTGAAGCTGGGCGCCAACCTGATCGCCTACGCCACGGCCACCAAGGCCATGGGCGTCTCCCTCGCCGAGTCGCGCGTCTACGTGGACCAGGACGTCTCGCGCGCGGACAAGTTCCGCATCGGCCAGGTGATCCACGGCGGCGACTGCAACCCCGACCCCGCCGGCCTCTCCACCCTGCTCGACACCGTGAGCGGCACCTCCTCGATGAAGGTGAGCTTCGCCACGCAGCACCTCAAGCTCGACAGCCCCGAGCTCACGACCTTCCCCTTCATCTACATGACCGGCCACGGCGACTTCACGCTCAGCGACGCCGAGGTGTCGGCCCTCCAGCGCTACCTGAGGGCCGGCGGCTTCCTGATGGCCGATGCCTGCTGCGGGCGTAAGGCCTTCGATGCCGCCTTCCGCCGCGAGATGGCCCGCGTGCTGCCCGAGAGCAAGCTCACGACGCTCGACCCCAAGCACCCGATCTTCTCGGGCCACTACAAGATCGGCGCCGTCAACTACAGCCAGGCCGCCGTCGTGCAACGCAAGGTCCAGAGCCCCGGCCCCGCGCAGCTCGAAGGCGTCCTCGTCAACGGCGAGCTCGCCGTCGTCTACAGCGCCTTCGACATGGGCTGCGGCTGGGAACTCAAGCCGCACCCCTACGCTGTCGGCTACGAGTCGCGCGACGCCGTGCAGCTCGGTGTCAACATCGTGCTGTACGCCGTCACGCACTGA
- a CDS encoding glycosyl hydrolase: MGSAGVNGRPLLALAAAGALCLSADAADGVVRVGLGSYATQAPPGAKGPPEQVWRTDAVKGPLPTNRWWSSLLWTRHSLPQFAHPLAVCAQPSGLRVCYPSVTVAPIGLMGGMPGGGEDLVLGHSAVAEFPDARLAGWSDWFVTASFECEGREMRVSYGHGSPFVYATFRGGNPRVTLCAEPKVWAGQADSATLGLSVRGKHYGLFAPSGSTWAGVGTRTLACDAKGKGYFSLALLPDDKPGTLRLFERVAHNHVADTRVAWAFDPAKSEVTTTFAFTTVAREGKGEGTLFALYPHQWMRFVARPSGRLLEERAEGRAPGHAYRSVRGEMKLAAGTEFTTRSTFHGVLPVLPVVSGEDEAKLRICLEEELKGKPPGTGDTYWEGKRLGKLATLAGIAEQVDSKLEAAFLGELRQRLEGWLDAADAQGKPKARGLFAYNRTWGTLIGYPASYGSDDQLNDHHFHYGYFLRAAAEIARRDPRWAADEQWGGMLRLLVRDIASPLRDDALFPFLRSFDCYAGHSWASGHARFADGNNQESSSEAMNAWAALILLGEAIGNRAMRDLGVWLYTTEMEAIHAYWFDVTGTLRPKEYAAPVLTMIWGGKGTRETWFSNKPEIVYGINWLPFHGGSLYLGLYPEYVRRCYDGLAAAKGGKGFEDWADLVLMYRALDDAPDAIRQLEARGGRMPIEAGNSRANLVHWLAALAALGRVDRAVTADYPLYAVFGGSKGKAHVVHNMKDAPLTVRFSDGAQVTAARRGFAVKP; encoded by the coding sequence ATGGGCAGTGCTGGCGTCAACGGGCGTCCACTCCTGGCCCTGGCCGCGGCGGGGGCGTTGTGCCTTTCGGCAGATGCGGCAGACGGCGTTGTGAGGGTGGGTCTGGGAAGCTATGCTACCCAGGCGCCGCCAGGAGCCAAGGGGCCGCCCGAACAGGTGTGGAGGACCGACGCGGTGAAGGGGCCGCTGCCGACGAACCGGTGGTGGAGTTCGCTGCTGTGGACGCGGCACTCGCTGCCCCAGTTCGCCCATCCGCTGGCCGTGTGCGCGCAGCCGAGCGGGTTGCGGGTGTGCTATCCCAGCGTCACGGTGGCGCCCATCGGCCTCATGGGCGGCATGCCCGGCGGGGGCGAGGACCTGGTGCTCGGGCACTCCGCCGTCGCCGAGTTCCCCGACGCGAGGCTGGCCGGCTGGAGCGACTGGTTCGTCACCGCCTCGTTCGAGTGCGAGGGCAGGGAGATGCGGGTCTCCTACGGCCACGGCAGCCCGTTCGTGTATGCGACGTTCCGCGGCGGCAACCCGAGGGTGACGCTGTGCGCCGAGCCGAAGGTGTGGGCTGGCCAGGCAGATTCGGCCACGCTCGGCCTGTCGGTGCGGGGCAAGCATTATGGCCTCTTCGCCCCGAGCGGCTCGACGTGGGCCGGTGTCGGCACGAGGACGCTCGCGTGCGACGCGAAGGGCAAGGGCTACTTCTCGCTGGCCCTTCTGCCCGACGACAAGCCGGGGACGCTGCGGCTCTTCGAGCGGGTCGCCCACAACCACGTCGCCGACACCCGCGTGGCCTGGGCCTTCGACCCCGCGAAGAGCGAGGTGACGACGACGTTCGCCTTCACCACGGTCGCCCGCGAGGGGAAGGGCGAGGGCACCCTCTTCGCCCTCTACCCGCACCAGTGGATGCGGTTCGTCGCGCGGCCTTCAGGCCGCCTCCTGGAAGAGCGGGCTGAAGGCCGCGCTCCGGGCCACGCCTACCGCTCCGTGCGCGGCGAGATGAAGCTGGCGGCGGGCACGGAATTCACCACCCGGTCCACGTTCCACGGCGTGCTGCCCGTGCTGCCCGTGGTGAGCGGGGAGGATGAGGCGAAGCTGCGCATCTGCCTCGAAGAGGAACTCAAGGGTAAGCCGCCGGGAACGGGCGACACGTATTGGGAAGGGAAGCGGCTGGGGAAGCTGGCCACGCTGGCCGGCATCGCCGAGCAGGTGGACTCGAAGCTCGAAGCCGCGTTCCTCGGCGAGCTGCGGCAGCGGCTCGAGGGCTGGCTCGATGCCGCCGACGCCCAGGGCAAGCCGAAGGCCAGGGGCCTCTTCGCCTACAACCGCACGTGGGGCACGCTCATTGGCTACCCCGCCAGCTACGGCAGCGACGACCAGCTCAACGACCACCACTTCCACTACGGCTACTTCCTGCGCGCCGCGGCGGAGATCGCCCGCCGCGACCCCCGGTGGGCCGCCGACGAGCAGTGGGGCGGGATGCTGCGGCTGCTGGTGCGCGACATCGCCTCGCCGCTCCGCGACGATGCCCTGTTCCCGTTCCTCCGCAGCTTCGACTGCTACGCGGGCCACTCGTGGGCCTCGGGCCACGCGCGCTTCGCCGACGGCAATAACCAGGAGTCGTCGTCCGAAGCGATGAATGCCTGGGCCGCCCTCATCCTGCTCGGCGAGGCGATCGGCAACCGGGCGATGCGCGACCTGGGCGTCTGGCTCTACACGACCGAGATGGAGGCCATCCACGCCTACTGGTTCGACGTCACGGGCACGCTCCGCCCGAAGGAGTATGCCGCGCCCGTGCTCACGATGATCTGGGGCGGCAAGGGCACGCGCGAAACGTGGTTCAGCAACAAGCCCGAGATCGTCTACGGCATCAATTGGCTGCCCTTCCACGGCGGCTCGCTCTATCTCGGCCTCTATCCCGAGTACGTGCGGCGGTGCTACGACGGCCTGGCCGCGGCGAAAGGCGGCAAGGGGTTTGAAGATTGGGCCGACCTGGTGCTGATGTACCGTGCGCTGGACGACGCGCCCGATGCAATCCGTCAGCTCGAGGCCCGGGGCGGCCGGATGCCCATCGAGGCGGGCAACTCGCGGGCCAACCTCGTCCACTGGCTCGCGGCGCTGGCGGCGTTGGGCCGCGTGGACCGCGCGGTGACCGCCGATTATCCCCTCTATGCCGTCTTCGGCGGCAGCAAGGGCAAGGCCCACGTGGTCCATAACATGAAGGATGCGCCGCTGACCGTGCGGTTCTCGGACGGCGCGCAGGTGACGGCGGCCCGGCGGGGTTTCGCCGTCAAGCCGTAA
- a CDS encoding DUF2961 domain-containing protein: MRFVSRLGPCLLAVWTCGAAAGEAVTLHSLLEEMVDRDAVARWPQPAYTCRQASSYDRRSKTPADANGWFANTDNMDGSGASLRWEEVAGRRECVLADVEGPGAIVRFWSGGQQPKGALRFYLDGAASPVIEAPMQELMSGKLFVPTPLAILNAGNALNLYLPVPYAKRCKITYDEGQPGKPNAPPPGRWYNIEYRTYPAGTSVKSFTMADLEAAKPSVERICETLRQPPVPVDGKAGSLDQTIEPGKEASVELPSGPAAVRFIEGMLIGVAPDQVEQALRSIVLRATFDGEETIWCPLGDFFGSGTGLNALSSWHRSVAKEGTMSCRWVMPYEKSGRLSLLNLGKQKVGVKLNGIVGPWKWDERSMHFHAAWRQQFPIPTRPFQDWNYVEITGQGVYLGDTLSVMNPVRDWWGEGDEKIWVDGEGFPSHFGTGSEDYYGYAWGAPALFQGPFCNQVRCDGPGNQGHTVVTRTRALDAIPFTKSLKVDMEVWHWKDCQVAYAVASYWYARPGAKSNRGPLPDEAARPIPQPPQPAKVKDALEGETLKIIEKTGGLTEVQHIGLYNWSGDRQLWWRDGKPGDKLALALPVATAGKFAIVVNLTKAVDYGIVQFHLDGERLGKPLDLYNNGVVTTGPKTLGERALDAGEHRLTIEIVGANAAALKRHMVGLDYVKLEAAK; encoded by the coding sequence ATGCGATTCGTCTCGAGACTCGGCCCATGCCTGCTCGCCGTGTGGACCTGCGGCGCCGCGGCCGGCGAGGCCGTGACGTTGCACTCGCTGCTCGAGGAGATGGTGGACCGCGATGCCGTGGCCCGCTGGCCGCAGCCGGCCTACACCTGCCGCCAGGCCAGCAGCTACGACCGCCGCTCGAAGACCCCCGCCGACGCCAACGGCTGGTTCGCGAACACGGACAACATGGACGGCAGCGGCGCGTCGCTCCGCTGGGAGGAGGTGGCCGGCCGCCGCGAGTGCGTGCTGGCCGACGTCGAGGGGCCGGGTGCCATCGTCCGCTTCTGGTCGGGCGGCCAGCAGCCCAAGGGCGCGCTCCGCTTCTACCTCGACGGCGCCGCCTCGCCCGTCATCGAGGCGCCGATGCAGGAGCTGATGAGCGGCAAGCTCTTCGTCCCCACGCCGCTCGCCATCCTCAACGCCGGCAACGCCCTGAATCTCTACCTGCCCGTGCCCTACGCGAAGCGCTGTAAGATCACCTACGACGAAGGCCAGCCCGGCAAGCCCAACGCCCCGCCGCCCGGCCGCTGGTACAACATCGAGTACCGCACCTATCCCGCAGGCACGAGCGTCAAGTCGTTCACGATGGCGGACCTCGAGGCCGCCAAGCCCTCCGTCGAGCGCATCTGCGAGACCCTTCGCCAACCGCCCGTTCCGGTGGACGGCAAGGCCGGCTCGCTTGACCAGACCATCGAGCCGGGGAAAGAGGCATCGGTCGAGCTTCCCTCAGGCCCCGCCGCCGTGCGGTTCATCGAGGGAATGCTCATCGGTGTGGCCCCCGACCAGGTCGAGCAGGCGCTCCGCTCCATCGTGCTGCGAGCAACGTTCGACGGCGAGGAGACGATCTGGTGCCCCCTCGGCGACTTCTTCGGCAGCGGCACGGGCCTCAATGCCCTGAGCAGTTGGCACCGCTCCGTCGCCAAGGAGGGCACGATGTCCTGCCGCTGGGTGATGCCCTACGAAAAGTCGGGCCGCCTCTCCCTCCTCAACCTCGGCAAGCAGAAGGTGGGCGTGAAGCTCAACGGCATCGTCGGGCCGTGGAAGTGGGACGAGCGCTCGATGCACTTCCACGCCGCCTGGCGCCAGCAGTTCCCCATCCCCACCAGGCCGTTCCAGGACTGGAATTACGTCGAGATCACGGGCCAGGGCGTCTACCTCGGCGACACGCTGAGCGTGATGAACCCCGTGCGCGACTGGTGGGGCGAGGGCGACGAGAAGATTTGGGTGGACGGCGAGGGCTTCCCCTCGCACTTCGGGACGGGGAGCGAGGACTACTACGGCTACGCCTGGGGCGCGCCCGCCCTGTTCCAGGGGCCGTTCTGCAACCAGGTGCGCTGCGACGGGCCGGGCAACCAGGGCCACACCGTCGTCACCCGCACCCGTGCCCTCGACGCCATTCCCTTCACGAAGAGCCTGAAGGTGGACATGGAGGTGTGGCACTGGAAGGACTGCCAGGTGGCCTACGCCGTGGCGAGCTACTGGTATGCCCGTCCCGGCGCCAAGAGCAACCGCGGCCCGCTGCCCGACGAGGCGGCCCGCCCCATCCCCCAGCCGCCCCAGCCCGCGAAAGTCAAGGACGCCCTTGAAGGCGAGACGCTGAAGATCATCGAGAAGACGGGCGGCCTCACCGAGGTCCAACACATCGGCCTGTACAACTGGAGCGGCGACCGCCAGCTCTGGTGGCGCGACGGGAAGCCCGGCGACAAGCTCGCCCTCGCCCTGCCCGTGGCCACGGCGGGCAAGTTCGCCATCGTCGTCAATCTCACCAAGGCCGTGGACTACGGGATCGTACAGTTCCACCTCGATGGCGAGAGGCTCGGCAAGCCGCTGGACCTCTATAACAACGGTGTGGTGACAACCGGCCCGAAGACCCTGGGCGAGCGGGCGCTCGACGCCGGCGAGCACAGGCTCACCATCGAGATCGTCGGCGCGAACGCCGCGGCGCTCAAGCGCCACATGGTCGGCCTCGACTACGTGAAGCTCGAAGCCGCGAAGTGA
- a CDS encoding NPCBM/NEW2 domain-containing protein yields MSRLAACLWAATLLPSAAFAAQDPGLALEERHAPHQGEIYAKKATWADTMAATRANYLVWLADANKAQGAGDFTPWDSGSVAGDGPGAQVSVNVAGLRVMRLVATLEHGGGNCHIWGDARLIDKAGKETRLSTLKPLAVTVGWGQLLRDKNWENHPLQIGERKFQHGIWVHSNSDVAYLLDGQYERFEAWVGMDAHRATGVARFQVLSGTRDILPALWQRLAADFPAQAAWLTKDLARGQHLAWFGDRKGPQLEYGTFNRVVVGLGASGEPLRREIADLLKAAPAGDARWLDLYARACAQRDVLAAVATIRLAPVRQAMEKDLAALAAAKTPADDSRWRDLAARAARYGQSLAALGDIDLATLRPSIEALATAFPRRYADKDALLRQVAENEQLWAGLADRVLKGDEAALQQVPELRDKVAGLWQAIRLGYASVQEMAAAPPAPEMVAEWQAQFATLQADLANKGHFARVAPEAHRPKSLIAEADRDPADVVLRRTAALLAHLKSNLPQVANLREVLAGLEQQVADLQAASARIDPACAAARYALYTQACRIRRQAAFANPLLSFDKLLFIKHHRSLYSHMCDQYYGITAHPGGGLYILKDPFGPKPTVQDVLANSVVEKGRLKGQKLLGGPPNQPRASYDGGGGRSGPEAQGGSFLSPDLSFDARQIAFAFVECKGRPTHESHTDASRGHWDPGWAWHIFKVNTDGTGLEQLTDGTFNDFDPCWLPNGRIAFISERRGGYLRCGRVCPTYTLYDMAADGSDMRCLSPHETNEWHPSVTHDGRIIYTRWDYVDRHGCTAHLPWITTLDGRDSRAVHGNFAPRNARPDMEVDIRAIPNSHKFVATAAPHHGQAYGSLVLIDPRTPDDDAMGPIRRLTPEVGFPESQGGQQVYGTAWPLSEDFYLCVYDSLMRGNAALQGSSYLPGNYGIYLVDSFGNKELLYRDPDIACLSPIPLVPRPKPLETIEIASPHRRTTTAPHLAEGNHAKPEATLTVLNVYDSRRPWPEGTKITALRVLQVLPMSVPSGGPPHETGVRLPEAGDSVVPCRYVLGTVPVEADGSAHFTVPANVELFFQALDERGLAVQSMRSATYLLPGERLSCQGCHETQGRAPDATRAAPLALRREPSKLTPDVDGSNPFSYPRLVQPVLDRNCVPCHTKNKDKGAPNLTKEPLIRNWYASYNTLVRYGYTTYKDGYRTTPGQFGARGSKLFEMLEKGHHDLKLSAEDFRRLTLWLDCVSMFYGVFEKEGGQVQLTGGIAKPTLE; encoded by the coding sequence ATGAGCCGCCTTGCAGCGTGCCTGTGGGCAGCGACCCTTCTGCCATCCGCCGCCTTCGCCGCCCAGGACCCGGGCCTGGCCCTCGAAGAACGCCACGCGCCTCACCAGGGCGAGATCTACGCCAAGAAGGCCACCTGGGCCGACACGATGGCCGCCACGCGCGCCAACTACCTCGTCTGGCTCGCCGACGCGAACAAGGCCCAGGGCGCGGGCGACTTCACGCCGTGGGACAGCGGCTCGGTCGCGGGCGACGGCCCGGGCGCGCAGGTGTCGGTGAACGTGGCGGGGCTGCGCGTGATGCGCCTGGTGGCCACGCTCGAACACGGCGGCGGCAACTGCCATATCTGGGGCGACGCCCGCCTGATTGACAAGGCCGGCAAGGAGACCCGCCTCAGCACCCTCAAGCCCCTCGCCGTCACGGTCGGCTGGGGCCAGCTCCTCCGCGACAAGAACTGGGAGAACCACCCCCTCCAGATCGGCGAGCGCAAGTTCCAGCACGGCATCTGGGTGCACTCGAACAGCGACGTGGCCTACCTCCTCGACGGCCAGTACGAACGCTTCGAGGCCTGGGTGGGCATGGACGCCCACCGGGCCACCGGCGTGGCCCGCTTCCAGGTGCTGTCGGGCACGAGGGACATTCTGCCCGCTCTCTGGCAGCGCCTCGCCGCCGATTTCCCCGCCCAGGCCGCCTGGCTGACGAAGGACCTCGCCCGCGGCCAGCACCTCGCCTGGTTCGGCGACCGCAAGGGGCCGCAGCTCGAGTACGGCACGTTCAACCGCGTGGTCGTCGGCCTCGGCGCCAGCGGCGAGCCGCTGCGCAGGGAGATCGCCGACCTGCTCAAGGCCGCCCCCGCCGGCGACGCCCGCTGGCTGGACCTCTACGCCCGCGCCTGCGCCCAGCGCGACGTGCTGGCCGCCGTCGCCACGATTCGCCTCGCCCCGGTCCGACAGGCCATGGAGAAGGACCTCGCCGCCCTCGCCGCCGCCAAGACGCCCGCCGACGACTCCCGCTGGCGCGACCTGGCCGCCAGGGCCGCCCGCTACGGCCAGTCCCTCGCCGCGCTCGGCGACATAGACCTCGCCACGCTGCGCCCATCCATCGAGGCCCTCGCCACCGCCTTCCCCAGACGCTACGCCGACAAGGACGCGCTGCTCCGGCAGGTCGCCGAGAACGAGCAGCTCTGGGCCGGCTTGGCCGACCGCGTACTCAAGGGCGACGAGGCGGCCCTCCAGCAGGTGCCCGAGCTACGCGACAAGGTGGCCGGCCTCTGGCAGGCCATCCGCCTCGGCTACGCCAGCGTGCAGGAGATGGCCGCCGCCCCGCCTGCGCCCGAGATGGTGGCCGAGTGGCAGGCCCAGTTCGCCACCCTCCAGGCCGACCTGGCCAACAAGGGCCACTTCGCCCGCGTCGCCCCCGAGGCCCATCGCCCCAAATCCCTCATCGCCGAGGCCGACCGCGACCCGGCCGACGTGGTGCTGCGCCGCACCGCGGCACTCCTCGCCCACCTCAAGAGCAATCTCCCGCAGGTTGCGAACCTGCGGGAGGTTCTGGCTGGTCTCGAGCAGCAAGTCGCTGACCTCCAGGCCGCCAGCGCCAGGATTGACCCCGCGTGCGCCGCCGCGCGCTACGCCCTCTACACCCAGGCCTGCCGCATCCGCCGCCAGGCCGCCTTCGCCAACCCCCTGCTCTCTTTCGACAAGCTGCTCTTCATCAAACACCACCGCTCGCTCTACAGCCACATGTGCGACCAGTACTACGGCATCACCGCGCATCCCGGCGGCGGACTCTACATCCTGAAGGACCCCTTCGGCCCCAAGCCCACGGTGCAGGACGTACTGGCCAACTCGGTGGTCGAGAAGGGCCGCCTCAAGGGCCAGAAGCTCCTCGGCGGCCCCCCCAACCAGCCCCGCGCCTCGTACGACGGCGGCGGCGGCCGCAGCGGCCCCGAGGCCCAGGGCGGCTCGTTCCTCTCCCCCGACCTCTCCTTCGACGCCAGGCAGATCGCCTTCGCCTTCGTCGAGTGCAAGGGCCGGCCCACCCACGAGAGCCACACCGACGCCTCGAGGGGCCACTGGGACCCGGGCTGGGCCTGGCACATTTTCAAGGTGAACACCGACGGCACCGGCCTCGAGCAGCTCACCGACGGCACGTTCAACGACTTCGACCCCTGCTGGCTGCCGAACGGCCGCATCGCCTTCATCTCCGAGCGCCGCGGCGGCTACCTGCGCTGCGGCCGCGTGTGCCCCACCTACACCCTCTACGACATGGCCGCCGACGGCTCCGACATGCGCTGCCTCAGCCCCCACGAGACCAACGAGTGGCACCCCAGCGTGACCCATGACGGCCGCATCATCTACACCCGCTGGGACTACGTGGACCGCCACGGCTGCACCGCCCACCTGCCCTGGATCACCACGCTGGACGGCCGCGACAGCCGCGCCGTGCACGGCAACTTCGCACCCCGCAACGCGCGGCCCGACATGGAGGTGGACATCCGCGCCATCCCCAACTCCCACAAGTTCGTCGCCACCGCCGCCCCCCACCACGGTCAGGCCTACGGCTCGCTCGTCCTCATTGACCCCCGCACCCCCGACGACGACGCGATGGGCCCCATCCGCCGCCTCACCCCCGAGGTCGGCTTCCCCGAGAGCCAGGGCGGCCAGCAGGTCTACGGCACCGCTTGGCCCCTCAGCGAGGACTTCTACCTGTGCGTCTACGACTCCCTGATGCGCGGCAACGCCGCCCTTCAGGGCAGCTCGTACCTGCCCGGCAACTACGGCATCTACCTCGTGGACTCTTTTGGAAACAAGGAACTGCTCTACCGCGACCCCGACATCGCGTGCCTGAGCCCCATCCCGCTCGTGCCGCGGCCCAAGCCGCTCGAGACGATCGAGATCGCCTCGCCGCACCGCCGCACCACCACCGCCCCGCACCTGGCCGAGGGCAACCACGCGAAGCCCGAGGCCACGCTCACCGTGCTCAACGTCTACGACAGCCGCCGCCCCTGGCCCGAAGGCACCAAGATCACCGCCCTCCGCGTCCTCCAGGTCCTCCCCATGTCCGTTCCCTCCGGCGGCCCGCCCCACGAGACCGGCGTGCGCCTGCCCGAGGCCGGCGACTCGGTCGTCCCCTGCCGCTACGTGCTCGGCACCGTGCCGGTCGAGGCCGACGGCAGCGCGCACTTCACCGTGCCCGCAAACGTCGAGCTCTTTTTCCAGGCCCTCGACGAGCGCGGCCTCGCCGTCCAGTCTATGCGGTCGGCCACCTATCTCTTGCCGGGCGAGAGGCTCTCGTGCCAGGGCTGCCACGAGACCCAGGGCCGCGCGCCCGACGCCACGCGCGCCGCCCCGCTCGCCCTCCGCCGCGAGCCTTCGAAGCTCACCCCCGACGTGGACGGCTCGAACCCCTTCAGCTATCCGCGCCTCGTGCAGCCCGTGCTCGACCGCAATTGCGTGCCGTGCCACACGAAGAACAAGGACAAGGGCGCGCCCAACCTCACCAAGGAGCCGCTCATCCGCAACTGGTACGCCTCGTACAACACCCTCGTGCGGTACGGCTACACGACCTACAAGGACGGCTATCGCACCACGCCCGGCCAGTTTGGCGCGCGCGGCTCGAAGCTCTTCGAGATGCTCGAGAAGGGCCACCACGACCTCAAGCTCTCGGCCGAGGACTTCCGCCGGCTGACCCTCTGGCTCGACTGCGTCTCGATGTTCTACGGCGTCTTCGAGAAAGAGGGCGGTCAGGTGCAGCTCACCGGCGGCATCGCCAAGCCCACGCTGGAGTGA
- a CDS encoding SMP-30/gluconolactonase/LRE family protein — MKKRLAVAVLGLLAVGCARSVVPANLSAIELTGNYNTPDGMALDKEGNILLSCPNVNDTAPGAFILKIDKDDKISEVVKLPEHPETKKPCGPLGIDVGPDGHIYFADNQSFTTPDYKSRLMRVVMKDGKAERVEALVTGLLSANAVVCHGDSVYVTESKFSTDPTPPMRSGVYRFKLSELDPARPIALKPGGDDPHVCARMKTENMKWVGANGMGFGPDGAMYVCNFGDAKLEVFTFGPDGKLSGHTLVARGQGMLSCDGMKVHPKTGEVYIADFLGNAVHKVNPKTGAVTTIARNGNSTGAQGRLDRPSEPCIRGTRLYVSNIDLPLAGNKTDPPHTITVIEMGE; from the coding sequence GTGAAGAAGCGGCTGGCGGTGGCGGTGCTGGGGCTGCTCGCCGTGGGTTGCGCCAGGTCGGTCGTCCCTGCCAACCTCTCGGCCATCGAACTGACGGGCAACTACAACACCCCCGACGGCATGGCACTGGACAAGGAGGGCAACATCCTGCTCTCGTGCCCGAACGTCAACGACACGGCGCCGGGGGCGTTCATCCTGAAGATTGACAAGGATGACAAGATCAGCGAGGTGGTGAAGCTGCCCGAGCACCCCGAGACCAAGAAGCCTTGTGGCCCGCTGGGCATAGACGTGGGTCCCGACGGCCACATCTATTTCGCCGACAATCAGTCGTTCACCACCCCCGACTACAAGAGCCGCCTGATGCGCGTGGTGATGAAGGACGGCAAGGCCGAGAGGGTCGAGGCGCTGGTCACGGGGCTGCTCTCGGCCAACGCCGTCGTCTGCCACGGCGACAGTGTGTACGTCACCGAGAGCAAGTTCAGCACCGACCCCACGCCCCCGATGCGAAGCGGCGTCTATCGCTTCAAGCTCTCCGAGCTCGACCCTGCCCGGCCGATCGCGCTGAAGCCCGGCGGCGACGACCCGCATGTGTGCGCGCGGATGAAGACCGAGAACATGAAGTGGGTGGGCGCCAATGGCATGGGCTTCGGCCCCGACGGCGCGATGTACGTGTGCAACTTCGGCGATGCGAAGCTCGAGGTGTTCACCTTCGGCCCCGACGGCAAGCTCAGCGGCCACACCCTGGTCGCGCGCGGCCAGGGCATGCTCTCGTGCGATGGCATGAAGGTGCACCCCAAGACGGGCGAGGTCTACATCGCCGACTTCCTCGGCAACGCGGTCCACAAGGTGAACCCCAAGACGGGCGCGGTCACCACCATCGCCAGGAACGGCAACTCCACGGGCGCCCAGGGGCGGCTCGACCGGCCATCCGAGCCTTGCATCCGCGGCACCAGGCTGTACGTCTCGAACATTGACTTGCCGCTCGCGGGCAACAAGACCGATCCGCCCCATACGATCACCGTGATCGAGATGGGGGAATAG